The sequence GAGCACTTCATTCGTGTTAAATCGAGGAGTGTGTCATGACCGAGAGATTAAGATGAGATATTGTACTTTTCAGTGAAAGATGTTATAGCTTTATCAGCCTAACCATCTAGATATACTTTCGAGAATCCTTGTCCcatataatatctagtacGCTAGGGTATAGAAGAGGCTAGCTCATTCAGACATGTATTCTACCTAGAACTTCTACTTAATATCAATCGTCAGGGCAGAAATCCAGTCTAaggtaaacaaaaaaaaaaccccccagaaagcccttttttttctaacgAAAAAAAACACTCGCTTATCCTCTAATGCTGACTATTTTATAGATATTCTCTCTAGCATTTCATCGTGACTCCCTTTCGCTTCTCCGACTCTCTAATCTCAAACATGATCTGGATACCTACAAATAGACAAGATGATGCCGTGAGGATAAAGAAAACTCCTATTAAATCATCAGTAAGTTagtcaaaagaaaaaaaaacactcaATGAAAAGATAACTGGTTCAACTTACCGGACCAATCATGAAGGATGCTGCTAAGAATACTACGCAATCCATCCAAACCAACTGCAAAGCCAACCAAGTTGGCAGAAATCATCATGAGAACATTTCCAACAGCACCAATGCAGCAGAGCATACGATACTCCGTAGGGCGGCTTTCCCATTTCCTCTTCGGGAAGAGGTAAGTGGCGGTCCATTCCGGCACCATAAAGATAACAATGAGCCAGCCCCAAATAAGCAGACGAAGCTTGATGTCGTGCCAGAGGGCAACAAACGTGAAAACAAGGAGATATGTGACGACAGATTTCGCCGAAGATGCCCAGCTGCGGAACGAAGAACCACCGAGCGGCACGTAAATATAGCGGATGATCCAGCGATTATACGAGCGATGCCAAGCGCGCCAGAATAGCTGCGTGCTATAATTATTGCTCACACATCGAACCATATTCTCAGGAGGGTCAATTCCATCCACCAGGGCCCAAAGTCGGAACATACgccagggaagaagaagcttcagCCAGATGATGTGAAGGTTGAAGAAGGACAAAAGGCTGAGCTGGGCAGCGGTGTAATCACTCCAAACGGGAGCTGCTTTGCTAATCGCACCGACATAGTCAAAGTGTAGGATGAGCTCCATAGAGAGGAGCACGAGCAGGAATCGAATGCCGTATCGAATGGTGCGCGGCCATTCGATGCTCGCGGCGCGATATTTGGCCTGGGAAATGTAGTCGTTGAACGTCAGGATTGGACCAGCTATATATAGCGGCGCATACAATGCGTACGCCAAGTAGTTTCGAAACGAGAAATCTCTAATATCGGCGGGGATCGAAATTCGGTCGCGCTCGGAAAGACTAGCGGGATCCaaccccttcttcttgggtgTTATTAGAGACCAAGCACATTGGATGCAGGGGAGAACAAGGAGCTTACCTCAAGAGTGTTGACATGGCGCTTATCAATGCTCCAGTAGTAATCCATGTTGAAGCTGATGAGCCGCAGGATGGTAATGTTGAAAAGAATATCCCAGCGCTTCATGATTCCACCCCAGTTATCCAGCCAGTAGCCCCAATGCGCCAACGGTCCCCAAGGAGGGCCAACCCAATTggccaggagctggagcctgTATCCCATGGTCAACTCATTGGCGAACAACGTGCCGACGTTGAAGATCCATGTTGCCGTGGGTACTTGGTGCCGGGGCAGCTTGGTTGCGATTTGATAATTGATTGCGAGAATGGTAAGGATCTTGAAGGCGGATATGCCGTGCAGGAtgacaatgaagatgattgCAAATACAAAGTCGAATGTAGCGCGCTGGTCTAGTCTCGCCGAGCCTCTTGCGCCTCGCGCCGATGGTTTATACACAGATTCCCACCCTTTTCTCAGCAGCGGGTGGAATATCAAAAGACACGTCAAGATGGGGAAGTTGCCTCGAAACGTCTGGTATTGCGCATCGGAATTGTCGATCTTTCGTCCAGGGATCCATCCTTCGGACAGATATCTCTCATATTTGGGGTACCTCGGGTCAGAAGCTGCTGGATTGTTAGAGCGTGTCGATGAAGGTACACGGATATGGCGCTTGCGTGGCAATACGCAAGCAGGGGGAGGGCGCTTCTCACGTTTTGAGACATCATATGCTATCCAGAACATGTACGGGACAACCACAATAAAGACAAGGTAATAGAGGAAGAACTCTGGCGTGCGCCATTTTGGCGGCGGAGCCGAGCTTCGAGCTttggctgcagcctctctctctgcgaTCGGGTCGCCGCGAGCATCGATGACTGTCTGGTATGGAGCGGAAGATGGGCTCGTAAATCGGGTGTCGAGAGTGTCGAGGTCGTAGACCTTGCGCAGGTAGGAAAGGACACCCATGGTGGTTGGTCTGGGTCGCGCGAGACGGACTCAGCGCATGTTGGCCTGATTGGATGTGAGGATGCAAATGGACAAGCAGCAAACGGCCGAGGCTCTGGATTGACCTGCAAGCTGTCGTTGTCTCGTGAGGCTCGAGAGAATCAGCGGCCGGGTGGGGCAGCATCTCAGCAAGCGAGGCCCCTGAATCCTCGGCCCCAGATTTGCGCAGTCCAGcattgctggtgctgccgctAACAATGGGCGGCTCTCCATATTTCGAGCTCTTGATCCCAATATTTGCTCCTGCACATCACTGGCTCCATCTACCCTATCAGCCAATGCATTTTCAAGTCATAATTGCGATGGGCTGGTATTGTCAAAGTGTAATGTGTGAATTATAAGCGGAGAAATAGTAAACAAAGTGTAAAAAAGCATGGGTGCTGGCGACTGGCATTTGGGTCTATCTCATCTGGCGATAGTGCAAATAGCTCCATTTGGTACGAAGCAGgagatacctacctagttAGTAGTGCCTTAATGTTCTTTTTGTGTTCCATAAAACGCATCACAGACTTGCCTAAGTCGAGCTTATGCACTATCAAGCAAATTTATAACAGTAGTTGACAGAAGATACCAATAGATGCCTTTCCAGGCTCAAAAAAAGCCACCGCCGCTACTCACGAGTGCTCTTTGTGCAATTACGCCAAGTGGCAACAACAGACGCTGCCTGCACTCGGCTACATGCAGATGTGGCTCGTATTGGCACAATTCCACCGACGCATACGAAGCACAGCCCCCAGCAGAATCAAGCAAGAGCAAATGATCACGCAGCCAATATCTCCAAGACCGCCGTTGGCATGATTTCATAAACCGCAAGGCTGAGGCGACACACCAGCCCGCCAGTCAGGACGAGACAGATAAGCTGGCGTCAAGCGTACCAATGTGCTGGCATGCTAGAAAGGTCACGCTGGTGTGAGGGGGTGCCATATATTGTATTCCCAGAGCGTGACTTCGCCATCTGCTGCACGATGATCCAACATATTCGCTCTCTACTTTTTAAGCTTCGCCCTGCCAGAGCTTCCCCCTCCCTGATGAGGCGTCAAGTCAATCAGACAAAGGACGAATCGGATCCTTGCATTTCTGCAGTCCAGCTGGCGGCCTGACTGCCCCTCAGAGCTTGCCaggct comes from Trichoderma asperellum chromosome 3, complete sequence and encodes:
- a CDS encoding uncharacterized protein (EggNog:ENOG41~TransMembrane:10 (i63-81o164-188i257-275o315-334i355-378o390-410i478-494o500-519i531-552o572-593i)); translation: MGVLSYLRKVYDLDTLDTRFTSPSSAPYQTVIDARGDPIAEREAAAKARSSAPPPKWRTPEFFLYYLVFIVVVPYMFWIAYDVSKPSDPRYPKYERYLSEGWIPGRKIDNSDAQYQTFRGNFPILTCLLIFHPLLRKGWESVYKPSARGARGSARLDQRATFDFVFAIIFIVILHGISAFKILTILAINYQIATKLPRHQVPTATWIFNVGTLFANELTMGYRLQLLANWVGPPWGPLAHWGYWLDNWGGIMKRWDILFNITILRLISFNMDYYWSIDKRHVNTLEKKGLDPASLSERDRISIPADIRDFSFRNYLAYALYAPLYIAGPILTFNDYISQAKYRAASIEWPRTIRYGIRFLLVLLSMELILHFDYVGAISKAAPVWSDYTAAQLSLLSFFNLHIIWLKLLLPWRMFRLWALVDGIDPPENMVRCVSNNYSTQLFWRAWHRSYNRWIIRYIYVPLGGSSFRSWASSAKSVVTYLLVFTFVALWHDIKLRLLIWGWLIVIFMVPEWTATYLFPKRKWESRPTEYRMLCCIGAVGNVLMMISANLVGFAVGLDGLRSILSSILHDWSGVFFILTASSCLFVGIQIMFEIRESEKRKGVTMKC